One stretch of Miscanthus floridulus cultivar M001 chromosome 18, ASM1932011v1, whole genome shotgun sequence DNA includes these proteins:
- the LOC136520996 gene encoding ribonucleoside-diphosphate reductase small chain-like: protein MPAAPTLVPPCDAEEPLLAESSDRFSMFPIRFPQIWEFYKKAVASFWTAEEVDLSADARHWDEALSPDERHFISHVLAFFAASDGIVLENLASRFMSDVQVAEARAFYGFQIAIENIHSEMYSLLLETYIRDDAEKDRLFRAIDTVPAVRRKADWAMRWIDGGERFAERLVAFACVEGIFFSGSFCAIFWLKKRGLMPGLTFSNELISRDEGLHCDFACLLYELLRSKLDEARVREIVADAVDIEREFVCDALPVALVGMNGGLMSQYIEFVADRLLMALGCKKMYNVTNPFDWMELISLQGKTNFFEKRVGDYQKASVMNSLNGSAAANHVFSIDEDF from the coding sequence ATGCCTGCCGCGCCGACACTGGTGCCCCCCTGCGACGCGGAGGAACCGCTGCTGGCGGAGTCCTCCGACCGCTTCTCCATGTTCCCGATCCGCTTCCCGCAGATctgggagttctacaagaaggcGGTGGCGTCCTTCTGGACGGCGGAGGAGGTTGACCTCTCCGCCGACGCCCGGCACTGGGACGAGGCGCTGTCCCCCGACGAGCGCCACTTCATCTCCCACGTGCTcgccttcttcgccgcctccgaCGGCATCGTTCTCGAGAACCTCGCCTCCCGCTTCATGTCCGACGTGCAGGTCGCCGAGGCGCGGGCCTTCTACGGCTTCCAGATCGCCATCGAGAACATCCACTCGGAGATGTACTCGCTGCTGCTCGAGACCTACATCCGCGACGACGCCGAGAAGGACCGCCTGTTCCGCGCCATCGACACCGTGCCCGCGGTCCGGCGCAAGGCGGACTGGGCCATGCGCTGGATCGACGGCGGGGAGCGCTTCGCCGAGCGCCTCGTCGCCTTCGCCTGCGTCGAGGGCATCTTCTTCTCGGGCTCCTTCTGCGCCATCTTCTGGCTCAAGAAGCGCGGGCTCATGCCGGGCCTCACCTTCTCCAACGAGCTCATCTCCCGCGACGAGGGCCTGCACTGCGATTTCGCCTGCCTCCTCTACGAGCTCCTCCGCAGCAAGCTCGACGAGGCCCGCGTCCGCGAGATCGTCGCCGACGCCGTCGACATCGAGCGCGAGTTCGTCTGCGACGCCCTCCCCGTCGCGCTCGTCGGCATGAACGGTGGCCTCATGAGCCAGTACATCGAGTTCGTGGCCGACCGCCTGCTCATGGCGCTCGGGTGCAAGAAGATGTACAACGTGACCAATCCCTTCGACTGGATGGAGCTCATCTCGCTGCAGGGAAAGACCAACTTCTTCGAGAAGCGCGTCGGTGACTACCAGAAGGCCTCCGTCATGAACAGCCTCAACGGCAGCGCCGCCGCCAACCACGTCTTCAGCATCGATGAGGACTTCTGA
- the LOC136523799 gene encoding uncharacterized protein, whose translation MVYHSFNSAVDDPHNYYTSEFLNTLTPNGLPPHVLKLKIGSPIILLRNINPAGGLSNGTRLVVRGFQRNTIDAEIMVGDHAGKRIFLPRIPLCPSDDEMFPFQFKRKQFPVRLGFAMTVNCNT comes from the exons ATGGTGTACCATAGCTTTAACAGTGCGGTGGATGATCCACACAACTACTACACATCTGAGTTCCTCAACACCTTGACCCCCAACGGTCTCCCTCCACATGTGTTAAAGCTCAAGATTGGGTCCCCAATCATATTGCTAAGGAACATCAACCCTGCAGGTGGACTTAGCAATGGAACCAGGCTGGTGGTTCGAGGGTTCCAACGAAATACCATCGATGCAGAAATTATGGTCGGAGACCATGCTGGAAAGCGAATCTTCCTGCCACGGATTCCGTTATGCCCCTCGGATGACGAGATGTTCCCGTTCCAGTTCAAGAGGAAGCAGTTTCCTGTTAGACTCGGTTTTGCCATGACGGTTAACT GTAATACATGA
- the LOC136520997 gene encoding signal recognition particle 9 kDa protein produces MVYVDSWDEFVERSVQLFRADPNATRYVMKYRHCEGKLVLKVTDDRECLKFKTDQAQDAKKMEKLNNIFFALMTRGPDADISEVSGKEQAEQQQSKKGRGRRQ; encoded by the exons ATGGTGTACGTGGATTCCTGGGACGAGTTCGTGGAGCGGTCCGTGCAGCTCTTCCGCGCGGACCCCAACGCC ACCCGCTACGTGATGAAGTACCGGCACTGCGAGGGGAAGCTCGTGCTCAAGGTCACCGACGACCGCGAG TGCTTGAAGTTCAAGACAGATCAAGCTCAGGACGcaaagaagatggagaagctcAACAACATCTTTTTTGCTCTCATGACTCGTGGGCCTGATG CTGATATCAGTGAAGTTTCAGGGAAGGAACAGGCAGAGCAACAGCAATCGAAGAAAGGTCGGGGAAGGAGGCAATGA